In Panacibacter ginsenosidivorans, the following proteins share a genomic window:
- a CDS encoding pyridoxamine 5'-phosphate oxidase family protein codes for MNDKHIPAGILFALPIKKSMNSINKQQPEENMKDLHGEEAVKKMKELTDKASSCFFCTDIQTGKPFSVRPMALQEIDNNGTFWFLSATDSHKDHELMKDPHVQLLFQGSDYSDYLNIYGEATVSKDKGKIKELWKPIMKTWFTEGIDDPRISVIKVEPSDGYYWDTKHNMAIGLIKRVAGAIMGKTLDDSIEGKLNV; via the coding sequence ATGAATGATAAACATATTCCTGCAGGTATCCTTTTTGCATTACCAATTAAAAAATCTATGAACAGTATCAACAAACAACAGCCTGAAGAAAATATGAAAGATCTTCATGGAGAGGAAGCCGTAAAGAAAATGAAGGAACTTACCGATAAGGCATCGTCATGTTTTTTTTGCACAGACATTCAAACGGGTAAACCATTTTCGGTAAGACCTATGGCATTACAGGAAATAGATAATAATGGTACATTCTGGTTTCTAAGTGCAACAGATAGTCATAAAGATCATGAATTAATGAAGGACCCACATGTGCAGCTTTTATTCCAGGGTTCTGACTATTCTGATTACTTAAACATTTACGGTGAGGCAACGGTAAGTAAAGACAAAGGAAAAATTAAAGAATTGTGGAAGCCTATTATGAAAACATGGTTCACAGAGGGAATTGATGATCCACGCATCTCTGTAATAAAAGTAGAACCATCCGACGGATATTACTGGGACACCAAGCATAATATGGCAATAGGATTAATAAAAAGAGTTGCCGGAGCAATTATGGGCAAAACATTAGATGATTCTATAGAAGGAAAGCTAAATGTCTGA
- a CDS encoding bifunctional folylpolyglutamate synthase/dihydrofolate synthase gives MNYKETIAYLYDTLPMFSRIGAAAYKKDLTNTIALCEILDNPHEKFKSIHIAGTNGKGSTSHMLAAVLQTAGYKTGLYTSPHLKDFRERIKVNGEMCEQSFIVDFVEKIKPHIETIQPSFFEITVAMAFEYFALQKVDVAVIEVGLGGRLDSTNVIAPEISVITNIGWDHMNLLGNTLEQIAYEKAGIIKENIPVVVGEFLPETKSVFEKVAAVKNAQLIFAQEKRYAIEWKYDHHKLLATVVDKHNDEHEEYALDLTGIYQTKNLVTVLEALQLLQTKGWNISDKQIKEALSKTKKLTGLHGRWELIHENPAVILDVGHNEDGIKQIVEQLELSTYNQLHIIIGMVKDKAVEKVLSLLPKFASYYFTKAQIPRALPENELAQRATAIGLQGKEFPEVNLALTEVLTHAHKDDLILVCGSVFLVGEVAP, from the coding sequence ATGAATTATAAAGAAACAATAGCTTATTTATACGACACATTGCCCATGTTCAGCCGTATTGGTGCGGCAGCATATAAAAAAGATCTAACTAATACGATTGCTTTATGTGAAATACTTGATAATCCACACGAAAAATTTAAAAGCATACATATTGCGGGCACCAATGGTAAAGGCTCTACAAGCCATATGCTTGCTGCCGTTTTACAAACAGCAGGCTATAAAACAGGTTTATATACTTCACCACACTTAAAAGATTTCAGGGAAAGAATAAAAGTGAACGGAGAAATGTGTGAACAGAGTTTCATTGTTGACTTTGTTGAAAAAATAAAACCACATATTGAGACGATTCAACCATCTTTCTTTGAAATAACGGTTGCCATGGCTTTTGAATATTTTGCACTACAAAAAGTGGATGTAGCGGTTATTGAAGTTGGTTTGGGGGGAAGATTAGACAGCACAAATGTTATTGCTCCTGAAATATCAGTGATTACCAATATTGGCTGGGACCATATGAATTTGTTGGGAAATACGCTTGAACAAATTGCTTACGAAAAAGCAGGAATTATAAAAGAAAATATTCCTGTTGTTGTTGGAGAATTCCTGCCAGAAACAAAATCAGTATTTGAAAAAGTTGCTGCAGTAAAAAATGCCCAACTGATCTTTGCCCAGGAAAAAAGATATGCTATCGAATGGAAATATGATCATCATAAATTATTAGCTACAGTTGTTGATAAACACAATGATGAACATGAGGAATATGCTTTAGATCTTACAGGTATCTATCAAACAAAAAATCTCGTTACAGTTTTAGAAGCTTTACAGCTATTGCAAACAAAAGGCTGGAACATTTCTGATAAGCAAATCAAAGAAGCTTTATCTAAAACAAAAAAGTTGACCGGTTTGCATGGTCGATGGGAACTGATTCATGAAAACCCTGCAGTAATTCTTGACGTTGGTCATAATGAAGACGGCATAAAACAAATAGTAGAGCAACTTGAATTATCTACTTATAATCAATTGCATATTATCATCGGCATGGTAAAAGATAAAGCCGTAGAAAAGGTTTTATCGTTGTTGCCAAAATTTGCCAGTTATTATTTTACGAAAGCGCAGATACCAAGAGCATTACCTGAAAATGAATTGGCTCAAAGGGCCACCGCTATTGGCTTACAAGGGAAAGAATTTCCTGAAGTCAATCTTGCACTAACGGAAGTATTAACGCATGCTCATAAAGATGATTTGATCTTAGTGTGTGGCAGCGTGTTCCTGGTGGGGGAAGTAGCCCCCTAA
- a CDS encoding energy transducer TonB family protein, producing MTSIQQQHAEFERQKNIKAFSYTTVITVAVFFLFFISWTIPQPPPPPVDEGIEVNLGNSETGLGDVPPQIPDEMSNAEHTTVAAPQTTQAAAETQAEVADNKEPDAPEIHTSPKPEVKKNPAKTENTTAKNNNTKPVVNTPPKVVKPKAVYAGGKSSTGTGNNADSYNKAKDQGIAGGKGDQGQPNGNPNSDSYKGNGGTGTSGIRITNGLTGRSARNTRFEDTYKYGGIVYVNVTVDEEGNVTSATMKQGSPFPDINAIALKRAKQIKFSKGTEVQSGTIQIKFENPKG from the coding sequence ATGACAAGTATTCAACAACAACACGCCGAGTTTGAAAGGCAGAAAAATATAAAAGCCTTTAGTTACACTACTGTTATAACAGTGGCTGTATTCTTTTTATTCTTTATCAGCTGGACGATACCACAACCGCCTCCGCCGCCTGTTGATGAAGGCATAGAAGTAAATCTCGGCAACAGCGAAACCGGTCTTGGTGATGTACCGCCGCAAATTCCCGACGAAATGAGTAATGCAGAGCATACAACGGTTGCAGCCCCACAAACAACGCAGGCTGCGGCAGAAACACAAGCGGAAGTAGCAGATAATAAAGAACCGGATGCACCTGAAATACATACTTCTCCCAAACCGGAAGTAAAAAAGAATCCGGCAAAAACAGAAAATACTACTGCAAAAAATAACAATACAAAACCTGTGGTAAACACGCCACCCAAAGTTGTAAAACCAAAAGCGGTATATGCTGGGGGTAAAAGCAGCACTGGCACAGGTAATAATGCAGATTCTTATAATAAAGCAAAAGACCAGGGTATAGCAGGCGGTAAAGGCGACCAGGGACAACCAAACGGTAATCCGAACTCTGATAGTTATAAAGGCAATGGTGGTACAGGAACAAGCGGTATAAGAATTACCAATGGCTTAACCGGCCGTTCCGCCAGGAATACAAGGTTTGAAGACACCTACAAATATGGAGGTATTGTATATGTAAATGTAACAGTTGATGAAGAGGGTAATGTAACTTCTGCAACAATGAAACAAGGCAGTCCTTTCCCGGATATTAATGCCATTGCTTTAAAAAGAGCAAAACAGATAAAATTTTCCAAAGGAACAGAAGTACAAAGCGGTACCATACAGATCAAATTTGAAAACCCCAAAGGATAA
- a CDS encoding alpha-L-rhamnosidase-related protein, translating into MLSKKRLTLFFLFVTYFISLSATCVAQNVAINNDMQEKRIMFGNDKIKMILDYNGKANISSLTLHGQSIIEGDAGIYSSIRTKIATYSTLKLLSQPSVKITNNTIAVSGIKYGDNMLSINETWTFVITSSNIKFNIERTLSKSITAEQVALPVFMFKNMDTWNGAYQDYGGLAWFYLFNKKLDTYGVYSNSSQFWNSKTGNGLTISVNAPGKQVAMDYSRTADDKLAYTVAVAQNKLIPRFDSGTHRRLFIRDQSDVWEPAKISMGKTTQSITLSYFDFKEQFDRGNLVGINGEEVNAVLNTIARIGVIDKQHFGGNSWHTPYGPICLHEQYIAQMGLGINDSNYLKGYKECLDFYRENAITPEGRVWPRWAYSNEDAMPGKFTDKGFYEAQWGYLLDANPDFVTNVAELYDQTGDAAWVKTQQQACEKALDWILKRDSNNNGLVEMMTDSHTQKRGSDWIDIIWASYENAFVNAKLYHALVLWADIEKQSGNISKAKYYYQFAEKLKASFNKPTSQGGFWDDEKKCYIHWRDKDGSIHGNNMVTPVNFMAIAYGICDDSARSKTILNDIETQMQKEQLFFWPLCMYSYEPGEGNDWQFPFPNYENGDIFLSWGSVAVKAYASYKPEIALKYVQNVLAQYAKDGLAFQRYGRAKQDGLGDDILSGNSLSVVGLYQAIYGINPLYNRFYLDPHITKELAGTQVKYNYRNQKLLIGLNMDNYAVSNDHFKIISKTDFGFFSNSNELAYFNKNDNTASLKVKTTPNKKCTLDIQTWEANQMSWIQSSEDTNAGNINYRLNNLQPGNYYNISVDDKIIKKLRSTTGGSLIFNYYMGSNPVKIVVSASKP; encoded by the coding sequence ATGCTGAGCAAAAAACGTTTGACTTTATTTTTTTTATTTGTTACCTATTTTATTAGTTTATCAGCTACCTGTGTTGCACAAAATGTAGCTATCAATAATGATATGCAGGAGAAAAGAATAATGTTTGGCAACGATAAAATAAAAATGATACTGGATTATAATGGAAAAGCAAATATTTCTTCATTGACACTGCACGGGCAATCAATAATTGAAGGAGATGCCGGTATTTATTCAAGTATAAGAACAAAGATTGCTACTTATTCAACCCTGAAACTATTATCCCAGCCCTCGGTAAAAATTACAAATAATACGATCGCTGTTTCCGGAATTAAATATGGGGACAATATGCTCTCAATAAACGAAACATGGACTTTCGTTATAACCAGTAGTAACATAAAATTTAATATCGAAAGAACCCTATCGAAATCAATCACAGCAGAACAGGTGGCACTGCCTGTTTTTATGTTTAAGAATATGGATACATGGAATGGCGCCTACCAGGATTATGGCGGATTAGCATGGTTCTATCTTTTTAATAAAAAATTAGATACGTATGGCGTATATAGTAATTCATCACAATTCTGGAACAGCAAAACGGGCAATGGTCTTACCATCTCCGTGAATGCACCCGGCAAACAGGTTGCTATGGATTATAGCCGTACGGCAGATGATAAATTAGCTTATACTGTTGCTGTTGCACAAAATAAATTGATACCACGCTTTGATTCCGGTACACACAGAAGATTATTTATAAGAGATCAATCAGATGTTTGGGAACCTGCCAAAATCAGTATGGGTAAAACAACACAAAGCATCACACTTTCTTATTTCGATTTCAAAGAACAATTTGACCGTGGAAACCTTGTTGGCATAAACGGCGAAGAAGTGAATGCAGTATTAAATACTATCGCAAGAATTGGCGTTATTGATAAACAACATTTCGGCGGCAATAGCTGGCATACACCTTACGGACCTATTTGTTTACATGAACAATATATTGCACAGATGGGTCTTGGAATAAATGATAGCAATTATTTAAAAGGATATAAGGAATGCCTCGACTTCTACCGCGAGAATGCCATTACTCCTGAAGGAAGAGTTTGGCCAAGATGGGCATATAGCAATGAAGATGCAATGCCGGGGAAATTTACTGACAAAGGTTTTTACGAAGCGCAGTGGGGGTACCTGTTAGATGCCAACCCTGATTTCGTAACAAATGTTGCGGAATTATATGATCAAACAGGAGATGCAGCATGGGTAAAGACACAACAACAGGCATGCGAGAAAGCATTAGATTGGATCTTGAAACGAGACAGCAACAATAATGGGCTTGTTGAAATGATGACCGATAGTCATACACAAAAAAGAGGAAGTGATTGGATAGATATTATATGGGCATCTTACGAAAATGCTTTTGTAAATGCCAAGCTTTATCATGCTCTCGTTTTATGGGCAGATATAGAAAAACAATCAGGCAACATTTCAAAAGCAAAATATTATTATCAGTTCGCTGAAAAGTTGAAAGCAAGTTTTAATAAACCAACTTCACAAGGTGGCTTTTGGGACGATGAGAAGAAATGTTACATCCACTGGAGAGACAAAGATGGTTCCATACATGGAAATAACATGGTTACACCTGTAAATTTTATGGCAATTGCTTATGGCATTTGCGATGACAGTGCACGATCAAAAACAATTCTTAACGATATAGAAACACAAATGCAGAAAGAACAACTTTTCTTCTGGCCGCTTTGCATGTACAGTTACGAACCTGGTGAAGGGAATGACTGGCAATTTCCTTTTCCGAATTATGAAAATGGCGATATCTTTCTGTCGTGGGGCTCTGTGGCCGTTAAAGCATATGCATCTTACAAACCGGAGATCGCTTTAAAATATGTGCAGAATGTATTGGCACAATATGCCAAAGACGGATTAGCTTTTCAACGTTATGGACGCGCTAAACAAGATGGTCTTGGCGATGATATTCTTTCCGGCAACAGTCTTTCTGTTGTTGGTTTATACCAGGCTATCTATGGTATCAATCCACTTTACAATCGTTTTTATCTTGACCCTCATATTACAAAAGAGCTGGCTGGCACACAGGTAAAATATAATTATAGAAATCAAAAATTATTGATCGGTCTTAACATGGATAATTATGCAGTATCAAACGATCACTTTAAAATTATTTCCAAAACAGACTTCGGCTTTTTTAGTAACAGCAATGAACTCGCTTACTTCAACAAAAACGATAATACAGCTTCTTTGAAAGTAAAAACAACACCGAATAAAAAGTGCACACTTGACATACAAACATGGGAAGCTAACCAAATGTCGTGGATACAATCTTCAGAAGATACAAATGCCGGCAATATAAATTATCGGTTGAACAATCTTCAACCAGGAAATTATTACAATATTTCAGTTGATGATAAAATAATAAAAAAGCTGAGGAGTACTACAGGTGGCAGTCTGATATTCAATTATTATATGGGTAGTAATCCCGTTAAAATTGTTGTATCAGCAAGCAAACCTTAG
- the mutS gene encoding DNA mismatch repair protein MutS, producing MAKVATDTPLMQQHRAIKQKYPDAILLFRVGDFYETFGEDAIKASQVLGITLTKRNNGAASSSELAGFPHHALDTYLHKLVKAGYRVAICDQLEDPKQAKGIVKRGVTEMVTPGVATNDKLLEHNSNNFLAGVHFTENKLGIALLDISTGEFFAAEGDTEYIDKLLQSLKPAEVIFQRSSQKYFKETFGTRFYTYTLESWIFDEAFATELLLKHFQTHSLKGFGVENMHCGIVAAGAVLHYLKETEHPNLQHVTTIQRIERDDHLWMDRFTIRNLELLNSGAEQGNNLLKVLDNTVSPMGARLLKRWMVLPLLDIKKINERLDLVEYFIKETDIRKNIQHLIKQCGDVERLVSKIPVKKINPREVLHLAKGLQQTDQVKQICTASNNEYLKRLGDALNPCTYISNKIINEIVEAPPVALNKGSVIKNGVHAELDMLRNISSGGKEYLLEIQQKEAERTGITTLKIGFNNVFGYFLEVTNSHKQKAPADWIRKQTLANAERYITPELKEYEEKITGAEDKISAIESELYDKLLIELQDYIASIQVNGNILAILDCIICFAENALHFNYKKPDLHEGVKLNVKDCRHPVIERNLPVGEHYIANDILLNPQEQQIIILTGPNMSGKSAILRQTALITLMAHMGSFVPASSAYVPITDKIFTRVGASDNLSGGESTFMVEMNETASIINNISARSLILLDEIGRGTSTYDGISIAWSIVEFLHASNAKPKTLFATHYHELNELENKLPQVKNYHVTNKEVGNKIIFLRKLAPGGSTHSFGIHVAKMAGMPPALIERANEILAQLEEKHVDDEPTTHKVRKTEDNVKRLSTTKMQLSIFDAHSQTFADIRTVLENMDINRLTPVEALMKLNDIKKMIQ from the coding sequence ATGGCAAAAGTGGCGACAGATACACCTTTAATGCAACAGCACAGGGCTATCAAACAAAAATATCCCGATGCAATATTGCTGTTCAGAGTGGGTGATTTCTATGAAACATTTGGAGAAGATGCCATCAAAGCATCGCAGGTGTTGGGCATCACACTAACGAAGCGAAATAACGGAGCCGCATCATCAAGTGAGTTGGCAGGATTTCCGCATCATGCATTGGATACTTATTTACATAAGTTGGTGAAAGCAGGTTATCGTGTTGCCATCTGCGATCAATTGGAAGATCCAAAACAGGCAAAAGGAATTGTAAAACGTGGCGTAACAGAAATGGTAACACCAGGTGTTGCAACGAATGACAAACTGCTTGAACATAACAGTAATAATTTTTTAGCAGGCGTACATTTTACAGAAAACAAATTAGGCATTGCATTACTTGATATTTCTACCGGTGAATTTTTTGCAGCAGAAGGCGATACGGAATACATTGATAAATTACTGCAAAGTCTTAAACCTGCCGAAGTAATTTTTCAACGCAGCAGCCAGAAATATTTTAAAGAAACATTTGGTACGCGTTTTTATACTTACACTTTAGAGAGCTGGATCTTTGATGAAGCATTCGCAACAGAACTACTATTAAAACATTTTCAAACACATTCGCTGAAAGGTTTTGGTGTGGAGAATATGCATTGCGGTATTGTTGCTGCAGGCGCCGTGTTGCATTATTTAAAAGAAACAGAACATCCGAACCTGCAACATGTTACAACCATTCAACGCATAGAACGTGATGATCATTTATGGATGGATCGTTTTACAATTCGTAATCTTGAATTACTGAACAGTGGTGCAGAACAGGGAAATAATCTATTAAAAGTTTTAGACAACACAGTAAGCCCGATGGGTGCACGTTTGTTGAAACGATGGATGGTATTGCCTTTGCTGGACATCAAAAAAATAAATGAGCGGCTTGATCTTGTTGAATATTTCATTAAAGAAACAGATATCAGGAAAAATATTCAGCATCTTATTAAACAATGCGGTGATGTTGAAAGACTGGTGAGCAAAATTCCCGTTAAGAAAATAAACCCAAGGGAAGTATTGCATCTTGCAAAAGGTTTACAACAAACAGACCAGGTAAAACAGATCTGCACTGCATCAAACAATGAATATTTAAAACGTTTGGGTGATGCATTGAATCCATGCACTTACATTTCGAATAAGATCATTAATGAAATTGTAGAAGCACCTCCGGTTGCTTTGAACAAAGGAAGCGTGATAAAAAATGGCGTACATGCAGAGTTAGATATGCTGAGAAATATATCGAGTGGTGGCAAAGAATATTTATTAGAGATACAACAAAAAGAAGCAGAACGCACAGGCATCACTACATTGAAAATTGGTTTCAATAATGTCTTTGGATATTTTTTAGAAGTAACCAATTCACACAAACAAAAAGCGCCTGCAGATTGGATCCGCAAACAAACACTCGCCAATGCCGAACGGTACATAACACCTGAGCTAAAAGAGTACGAAGAAAAGATAACGGGTGCGGAAGATAAAATTTCAGCTATTGAATCTGAGTTGTATGATAAGTTATTAATAGAACTACAGGATTATATTGCTTCCATACAAGTCAACGGAAATATTCTTGCAATTCTTGATTGCATCATTTGCTTTGCAGAGAATGCATTGCATTTCAATTATAAAAAACCTGATCTGCACGAAGGCGTTAAACTGAATGTAAAAGATTGTCGCCATCCTGTTATAGAAAGAAATTTACCTGTTGGTGAACATTATATTGCAAATGATATTTTGCTCAATCCGCAGGAGCAACAAATCATTATTCTTACCGGACCAAACATGAGTGGTAAGAGTGCTATTCTTCGCCAGACTGCGTTGATAACATTGATGGCGCACATGGGAAGTTTTGTTCCTGCATCGTCTGCATACGTTCCTATCACTGATAAAATATTTACACGTGTTGGAGCCAGTGATAATCTCAGCGGTGGCGAAAGTACTTTCATGGTGGAAATGAATGAAACGGCAAGCATCATCAACAATATTTCTGCACGCAGTTTGATCCTGCTTGATGAAATTGGTCGCGGCACTTCTACGTATGATGGCATTTCTATTGCATGGAGCATCGTTGAATTTCTGCATGCATCCAATGCAAAACCAAAAACATTGTTTGCTACACACTACCACGAATTGAACGAGCTTGAAAATAAATTGCCACAGGTGAAGAATTATCATGTTACCAATAAAGAGGTTGGTAATAAAATTATTTTCCTGCGCAAACTTGCACCCGGCGGCAGTACACACAGTTTTGGTATTCATGTTGCAAAGATGGCGGGCATGCCGCCGGCGTTGATCGAACGAGCCAATGAAATACTTGCCCAGCTTGAAGAAAAACATGTTGATGATGAGCCCACCACGCATAAAGTAAGAAAGACTGAAGATAACGTAAAAAGATTAAGCACCACCAAAATGCAGCTCTCTATTTTTGATGCACACTCACAAACTTTTGCAGACATAAGAACTGTGTTGGAAAATATGGATATTAACCGCCTCACTCCTGTTGAAGCTTTAATGAAGCTGAATGATATAAAGAAGATGATCCAATAA
- a CDS encoding tetratricopeptide repeat protein, with protein sequence MNFSIKRWLLFFLLTFIVVACENDSNPSKEQISQLNLKRGELISCGSPGKEFGTVDFEISCDEKVKKDFNLAIELLHSFEYDESEKVFAKIIDEAPECAMAYWGVAMCSYHPLWEAPSDTDLKKGAEAIAIARSINKKSGKESAYINAIAAYYDDWDKTNPRARSINFEKAMEQLHNTYPQDKEAAIFYALALDAAADPTDKTYTNQKKAGDILNALYAAESNHPGIIHYIIHTYDYPGLATLALPAARRYAAVAPSSAHALHMPSHIFTRLGLWDECIKSNLESVAAAQCYAEASGIKGHWDEELHGLDYLTYAYLQKGNDDSAKQELDYLSTIKEVHPANSKVAYAFAAIPARIALETKNWDDAANLQLPQLNLAWNKFPWQEAIIHFARLLGSVKSQKIDAAKYELVKLNALHDTLLQQKDIYKANQAAIQIKTGEAWIQLAQGKKTEALQLMKTAADMEDSTTKHPVTPGEVLPARELYADMLLQLNQNENALHEYEAVLNKNPNRFNSLYGAGVAAGRTGDDNKKIMYYKQLYTIAGKTSGRTELTAVKSFLNIPL encoded by the coding sequence ATGAACTTTTCTATAAAACGATGGCTGTTATTCTTTCTATTAACTTTCATAGTTGTAGCATGTGAAAATGATTCTAATCCTTCAAAAGAACAGATCTCACAATTAAATCTTAAAAGAGGAGAACTGATTTCCTGTGGATCACCCGGTAAGGAATTTGGTACGGTTGATTTTGAAATCAGCTGCGATGAAAAAGTAAAAAAAGATTTCAACCTTGCTATAGAACTGCTACATTCTTTTGAGTATGATGAATCAGAAAAAGTCTTTGCCAAAATAATTGATGAAGCGCCGGAATGTGCCATGGCATATTGGGGTGTAGCCATGTGCAGTTATCATCCGTTATGGGAAGCGCCGTCAGATACCGATCTTAAGAAAGGCGCCGAGGCAATTGCAATTGCAAGATCAATTAATAAAAAATCAGGAAAAGAATCGGCGTATATCAATGCAATTGCTGCTTACTACGATGATTGGGATAAAACAAATCCACGTGCAAGGAGCATTAACTTTGAAAAAGCAATGGAGCAGTTGCACAATACTTATCCGCAGGATAAAGAAGCTGCCATATTTTATGCGCTTGCTTTAGATGCTGCTGCAGACCCGACCGACAAGACTTATACAAATCAAAAAAAAGCAGGCGATATACTTAACGCATTATATGCTGCAGAATCAAATCATCCGGGCATTATACATTATATCATTCACACGTATGATTATCCTGGTTTAGCAACACTTGCATTACCTGCTGCACGAAGATATGCAGCAGTGGCGCCATCATCTGCGCATGCACTACATATGCCATCGCATATTTTTACAAGGCTTGGGTTGTGGGATGAATGCATCAAATCAAATCTTGAATCTGTTGCTGCGGCGCAATGTTATGCAGAGGCATCCGGCATTAAAGGACATTGGGATGAAGAGTTGCATGGGCTCGACTATCTTACCTATGCTTACCTACAGAAAGGTAATGATGATTCTGCAAAACAAGAGTTGGACTATTTATCAACGATCAAAGAGGTGCATCCTGCAAACTCTAAAGTTGCTTATGCGTTTGCAGCTATTCCCGCACGTATTGCGCTTGAAACGAAGAATTGGGATGACGCTGCTAACCTGCAACTGCCCCAACTAAATCTGGCATGGAATAAATTCCCGTGGCAGGAAGCTATTATTCATTTTGCACGTTTGTTAGGTTCTGTAAAATCTCAAAAGATTGATGCCGCAAAATATGAGTTAGTAAAATTAAATGCACTTCATGATACATTACTACAACAGAAAGATATTTATAAAGCCAACCAGGCGGCTATTCAAATAAAGACTGGTGAGGCATGGATACAACTTGCACAAGGCAAAAAAACAGAAGCCTTACAATTGATGAAAACCGCTGCCGATATGGAAGACAGCACTACCAAGCATCCTGTAACGCCGGGTGAAGTATTGCCTGCAAGAGAATTATATGCAGATATGTTGTTACAGTTAAATCAAAACGAAAATGCATTGCATGAGTATGAAGCTGTGTTAAACAAAAATCCCAATCGCTTTAATAGTTTGTATGGTGCAGGTGTTGCCGCAGGAAGAACCGGCGACGATAATAAAAAAATAATGTATTACAAACAGCTATACACAATAGCGGGTAAGACATCTGGAAGAACGGAGTTAACAGCAGTAAAATCTTTTCTAAATATTCCATTGTAG
- a CDS encoding AGE family epimerase/isomerase: MKIFLLVFLAATTNAFAQTKDERLQLANEMENSIQHEMLNKWYPRCMDTLYGGFLSTYTYDFKPTGDQNKFIVTQARHTWSTAQAAMRYPDVAYYKTCAANGYKFLHDVMWDKTYGGFYTMVDRKGNVIDSTKNAYGNAFGIYAVAAYCKLTNDPDAIYFAQQAFMWLEQHSHDNVYKGYYQHMQRDGTPIQRTASTPSTAETGYKDQNSSIHLLEAFTDLYSVWQSAIVRERLYEMLLLIRDTMIGNKGYLTLFFQPDWTPVSYSDSSDASIKAHRGLDHVSFGHNVETSYLLLEASHALDIKNDTTTLRIAKQMVDHALQNAWDAKPGGFYDAGYYFKKKPGLTIVNKEKNWWSQAEEMNSLLLMSQLFPNDPMQYYNKFQQQWKYIQTYIIDHTYGDWYANGTDIDPQIKTALKGQIWKGNYHQFRAMMNCVNRLKGEE; the protein is encoded by the coding sequence ATGAAAATCTTTCTTCTCGTTTTTTTAGCTGCAACAACAAACGCATTTGCACAAACAAAAGATGAACGTTTGCAACTCGCAAACGAAATGGAAAACTCCATTCAGCACGAAATGCTTAACAAGTGGTATCCGCGATGCATGGATACATTATACGGAGGTTTCTTAAGCACATACACCTACGATTTCAAACCAACAGGAGATCAAAATAAATTCATCGTAACACAAGCGCGTCACACATGGTCAACAGCACAAGCAGCTATGCGATACCCAGATGTTGCTTACTATAAAACCTGCGCAGCAAATGGTTATAAATTCCTGCACGATGTGATGTGGGATAAAACCTATGGCGGCTTTTATACCATGGTTGACAGAAAAGGAAACGTAATTGATTCCACCAAGAATGCTTATGGCAATGCATTCGGTATTTATGCAGTGGCAGCTTATTGCAAACTCACCAATGATCCTGATGCTATTTACTTTGCACAACAGGCATTCATGTGGTTGGAGCAACACAGTCACGATAATGTGTACAAAGGTTATTACCAGCATATGCAACGTGATGGCACACCTATACAAAGAACTGCATCAACACCATCTACAGCAGAAACAGGATATAAAGACCAGAACAGTTCTATTCATTTGCTGGAAGCATTTACGGACTTGTATTCCGTTTGGCAGAGTGCCATTGTACGGGAACGTTTATACGAAATGCTCCTGCTCATCCGCGATACAATGATCGGCAACAAAGGTTATCTCACGCTTTTCTTTCAGCCCGACTGGACACCTGTTTCTTACAGCGATTCATCTGATGCATCTATCAAAGCGCACCGGGGTCTCGATCATGTTTCTTTTGGTCACAATGTGGAAACAAGTTATCTCTTGCTCGAAGCGTCGCATGCATTAGACATAAAAAACGATACCACAACTTTGCGCATTGCAAAACAAATGGTGGATCATGCATTGCAAAACGCTTGGGATGCAAAGCCCGGCGGCTTTTATGATGCAGGATATTATTTCAAAAAAAAACCCGGTCTTACCATTGTAAACAAAGAAAAGAACTGGTGGAGCCAGGCGGAAGAAATGAATTCATTGCTGCTCATGAGCCAGCTTTTCCCCAACGATCCCATGCAGTATTATAACAAGTTTCAACAGCAGTGGAAGTATATACAAACCTATATCATAGACCATACTTACGGCGACTGGTATGCAAATGGCACAGACATAGACCCGCAAATAAAAACCGCACTGAAAGGGCAGATATGGAAAGGCAACTATCACCAGTTCCGCGCCATGATGAATTGTGTAAACAGGTTAAAAGGAGAGGAGTGA